The Apium graveolens cultivar Ventura chromosome 3, ASM990537v1, whole genome shotgun sequence sequence AGAATTGGCGGGAAAAAACTCGACATAGCGTCATCAGCATTTCTGCCAAATGCCGGTGGTGCTGGTCAGACGATGATTGATTCAGGCACAGAGTACACATTTCTGGTAGATGCCGCGTACACAAAAGTGAGGCAAGAAGTTGTGAGACTAGTAGGAAGAAAAATGAAAAAAGGCTTTGTTTATGAAAACACTTTGGACATGTGTTTTGATGGGAATGCATTAGAGATAGGGAGATCAATTGGAGATATGGTGTTCGAGTTTGACCAAGGTGTTGAGATTATGATAGAGAAGGAGAGGGTGTTGGAGAATGTCGGAGGCGGGGTCCACTGTTTCGGAATCGGACGGTCGGAGTTGTTAGGAGCCACAAGTAATATTATAGGTAATTTTCATCAGCAAAATCTGTGGGTGGAATTTGATCTAAGAAGTCTTAGAGTGGGGTTTGGTAAAACTGATTGTAGTAGATCAGTATAATTCAAAGGTGTAAGCTGTTATCTTATTGTTAAAGGTGTGTGCATGTATATATTGCCACAAGAAACTATTGCCGCTACACAAAGTCTTGCCTTGATGTTGGTATAATTAGCAGCTAGCTAAGCATCCATTCATTTACAACTAGAACTAAAAGAATTAGTCTATGTAATCTTTTTAATTCAGTGATGATTACAAGTTTATTATAAATAGGATTGTAATTTGATTAAAGCAGAATTGCCGTCATTTTCTTACTTGTACGCATTTAATATTCAGGGAAAAAAACAAGCTCCTCTAGCTCGTAATAGCATGATTTACAGATGATACATGTGTGTGCATGTATACACAAACCCACACGCATGAAAACTATAGAAAAGTGTGTGTAAGAAATGCATGGGGAATCTTGATAATATGTGAAACACATGGTAGGCTGTAAGCAGCTAGGGTTGCTCGACTGCGACTCTACGTTTCTACACAGGGAGAGTTGTTGGTTTCTAAAAGTTTTTTTGTGCCTTTGCTTCTGTAATTCATCAAGACACTTTGGCTtcaaatgaaattctagattttcAACTTTATATATTACCAATTGTAACATTATATCTCGCAGtattaataattttacaaatgtagAGGGAATGCCCTCGAACTGGTCTATCTGAGATTTGTTTCAACCAGTTAAGAAGTTGAATTTATGATTAATTTTGTCGATTAACTCGATTTTTGTTACTAAGTAATCAGTTAGCTAGCATAAAATTATCCCAAAAGCTGAGGTGTTAAGGACAAGAGTTTATCAGAATCATACGTACCCACACTTTCGCGCTCCTCGCACCAAGTATTACGTGATTGTTTGTTGCTCGTTGATTATCAAAAGTTGTCCTCGCCTAGAAGTTGAAGCTTAAGGAACCTGTCTTCAATATTGTAGTGAAACGTACTAATTCGACTTTTGTAGCTCGGTTTGTTTAGCAGGAGTTATTTTCTGCTCTAGTATGGTAAAGCTACTCGTTTTGTTATCTCACTGTTAACGGAGGAATTTGGTTAACAAAAATTTGAGATTCGCGGCCGAAATCAAGATCTGCAGCGGTGATCTTTCGCCGTGAAAGTTATCGGAGTGTGGTGATTTTGATGAATCGGGGGCTGAGATCGCAAGGATGTTTGGTGGTGCCGTATAGAGCTCTCGCTTCCAATCTTTTACAATGTTACGTACCTCCTTTTATAAAGTATCAAGTCCTACGTAGGAAACCCAGATGAACTTGACTTCTCATTCCATGACCCAATAGAAGTTGTCGAACCAACTTTCTATTATAACTCGAACGTTGATTTATTTTAGGAGTGCCCAGCGATGCGGCCTAATCACAGATTCCCAAGGCTCGGTTACGATTTCGGAACTCACGGATAAAGAAACTTCTCGGTCGGTGCATATCCCATCCGCTACCACTATATTAGTCGATCGTAACCGCAGGTATAGCCATGACTTACCGCAAATGCGCAAGCCTTTTCCCTTGATGAGAATAACCCACCAGACTACAAGGCAAGTAATCCCAAGCGTATAAGTGCAAAGTGCGAGATAACCCAGAGTCTCCCGACGAGGACAACCTGATGAATGCAAAGACAGGGCTCCCAAAGCATACACTAAGTGTTTACGACCGTTCCTCTACAAGGACAACTTGCAAGACTATAGAACGACACCTTCAATATGTTTTCTGAGACGACGGGCTCCCGGAGACCGCCTTTCCTTTTTCGGGCGCGCCCTAAGATGGTTGGAGTCCTCTTGGGGCTCCCCGCGGCATGGGAGGTCCCTCCGGGGCTCCTCCATTTCACTTTTATTCTTTTAATGTTTCATTCACTTCCCAGTTCAGTTATGGGAGCAATCTCCTTGCTAATCATTGATTATTATTCATCTTGTATTGCGGAACGGCCACCCCGTGACGCCGTATAGCAAGTGGGCACCCTAAGGGGTCCGAGGACATTCCCTCGGAACCCAGACCATTCCTTACTTCTTGATAGCTCTACTCCTTCCCCTAGTTTCATAACAACTTTTAAGGGCTTCTTCACCAATACTTGTTCGACGTCGTCGTTTTCTACTATAGCGGTTGTCGTAACATTCTTGCCGTAACGGTCGTCGTAACATTCTTGCCGTAGCGGCCGCCACACGCCTCCTTCACTATAATCATTATATGCTTTCAATGTAATGACCGTTGTAAACTTTTATGTTGAATTTCGTCAACGACGGTCGTGATTTCTCGTCGTAGCGGCCGTCGCAAACGAATCCCATATCGGGCTAGTAGGTTTCGGAGCCGCGTTCTCCGGAACTCGTCTTTCTTCTTCCTCGACGGTAATCTAACCCATTTTCTTAAAAATTCAATAAAATATTCATGACAATTTTATTATATAATACCGACCAGGGGTCTACTTATCATATTAAAGCAGTCACCATTAGGAATGGACTATTTACTTATTGTTAAAATAGACCAGAGCGCTTGTTTGAAACAGTTTCCAAATAGCAGTGACAAGTATTTGGTCTGTATACACGGGAACGTgttttaaaacaaaattatacaaAATGACATAATAATGTTGGTTATTAATTTCTTTTATCTGTAGGAGCACAGTTGTGTTGTAGACAATGTAGTGTACTTTTGTTGGGAGGGCAAGGAGGAAAAGATGAAACAATATTTTCAAAAAAGATGAGCTTCCACATACAACCAAAAAGTACTAACTCGTCCGAAAcataaaaaaaaaagaagagtGGAGGAAAAAGTGATATAGACTATTGATTTCTAATGTTCAATTGATGTATGTAAGAGGGCAGTGGGCTAATTGCGAAACTACCCAGAAATATTTAACTCACACAAAACATCTGGTTTTATTCTCTGTTGAATCATGATTATGAGAatcttaaaatcaattatgtatacaTATTTATTCTTGATCTGCACCACAGGTTTCGAACTCTTCGAAGACTTGACCAAAACTCAGCGTAATTCACTGATTTTGGTGTTTTAATTACAGAATTGGTGGTAGATTAAGCATAGGGTTATTTGACCATAATTCTACAAGAACATACTACCAAAAAGATTAATTTCAACTCAGTACTACAAGTGTGTCCGGTGTCTACATGCAAATTGTAAAGGAGTGGACATTGGTATTTAAATTTCTTGCAATGGACGATGCcaaaagaagaaagaagaaaataaaGGTATACGAGGAACAAGCCAGCAAAGAGTATATGAAGAAAATTACTAGCTGGTCAAAAAGGGAAAAAAAAGAGAGGGTAGCATGATGATGATACAAGACTTGCACGCCCCCTCATCTCTCAACTCATCTTAACACCTCCGGTGTCCTATAGCTATAGGTGGCCCTTATTATGCACACATTTGTAGAACCAGAACGTTGATTCAAAGTCAGTGACAGTGTATCTCACTTTCTTCTTAAATCATCAACCACTTTACTGTATTCAATGGATGTTTCGCATTTCAAGAACTAATACACTGTTTTACACCTCTCATTAATTACTCCCATAATCCATCCATCATGCTCCTGTGCTGCTGTGCATTTGCCCCAGTCTTTTGCATATTTGTCTCTCATAAGTGGTTATTGTAAACTGACAAAACGTattcaaatatttatataattcaGCCCAtggtaattatttatatatatatatcttctcACCTTAGCTTCCTTACGACAATAAAAAACAATGAAGGCCATAGACTGCCAACCGCTTGACTTTTAGAActaataatttataaaaataataaaaaatattaataaaaaattgtCAAATTGATGCTGCAAGTCCCCTTCAAAGCCCAACAAACAAAACTAAACTAAAATTTCAGAACACTAACAGAGATTGATCAGATGAGTATTCATTTCATACTCTGCATTACACGTAATCAGAAGCTAATGCTCAGACTTTTTTACATGTGTATAATTTGACCTTGCACTATTGCTATTCGATTTAAAGGCAGGATTATTACAGATTCCAGAGAGAGCATGATATACTTGTTGAACTGTGTGCTGGTCTGTTTAGCCAGGAACTACACTTTTTTTGCTCCCTGTTTGGAATTCTGTTGTATAATCTTCTTTTGCTCCCGCCTCTTGATGCTGGTCCTCGGCGTGACCTTTTAACATTCTTGTCGAAAGCCCCTCTACCAGTTATTCAACCGTCAATGAATAATTCTTCAATGCCGGTACAACTCTGAGATCCTCAACATCCCAACTGAAACAAAGACATGCTCAACTTCTCCTCTCTGCTCAGAAAACAAGGCGCTTTCAAGCTGTATATCTTATCCCAAATTATATACAACAAGAATTATCATCACTATAACCATAACTATCACTTTCCATGTAATCATAATTCAAGCTGTAAACTAAGTATGTGAGGATGATGCTAAATTATATAGTCATGATGATCACACATAAGTATCCACATGACCCTCAATCTATTTCATAATTGTGGGATTAGAAGAATTAAACTGTCATATACATGAACAAGAATCCGATTTTTTCTGTACTTTGACCCAATATTCATAAGTCGAGATATGTTTAAGAATCTGCTAATGGAAGCTCTTAGGTATAGGAGATAAAATCAATACAACCCTTAATAGGCATCTTAACCTGGTAGACGTACATGCATATAGAAGATATACACAACAAATGTCaatacatatatatgtgtgtgatgtatttatatattgGAGTTACATAGGAGTCCAGTAGTATAGAAAAAAAATACTACACCACTGCAACTAAGCAGACAGAGGTAAGATAGTTGCTAAAAAAAACTGGTACAAATTTCTTTATCTACTGATGAAATGTTGCAAAATCATCCTGGTCACATAGACCTACTTACAATCCGCCCATGTCCTCATCCCAGATAAATACACGACAGGGTGAAAAGCCAATGTGACTACAACTTGAATTCCTATGAGAGAGTTATGGACCGGTCATCAAGAATTAGGAAAGGACATTAATCCAAGGGAGCGTCCAGGAAATCTGGGCATCAATCCAGGAAATCTGGGCATCAATCTGTGTCAAGAAAAAAGCCCAATGGACCCAGACAAGTCAAAACTCCATAACCAACTTCATAATTTCTCAATCTTTATCAAGACCGTCAGTTCTGAGCAAACTGATATAATCATATGACTTTGGTTTTCGGATACATGAGTCATATCCTCTATTTTGATTTTTTGTTTAGGTCATCTACTAGGGACTTATAAGAAGCATAATCAAGAACAAGCCCTTTCTCATTACGAAGTTTCCCTGAATTCTCAGGGTTTTCATTCCTGCAATGCCCTTCCAACAAAATATTGTAGGTAATGTCATCTGGAACCACTCCTAGGTTAAGCATCGCATTTAAGAGCACATCTGCATTTTTCATTTGCCCTTGTTTACACAGGCCATTCATAAGCACATTATAGGTCACTACCCCCGGTACATGTCCATCAGCCTGCATTTCTTTCAGCAACTTGAACCCCGTCTTAGTATCTCCCTGCTTGCAGAACTTATCAACGACCATGGTATATGTTGCATCATCCGGTTTCATACCTGCACTCAACATTTCCCTCAATAACCTATTTGCATCGACCACTCGTCCTTCTCTACACAACCCCGAAACAAGGGCTGTAAAAGCAACATCATCAAGTTCAATCCTTTCCTCCTTcattctattcctaaactctaatGCTGCATTTAAATCTCCCTCCTTGCAGCACCCGTCAATAAGTGTAGTATACGTAATCTTATCCGGCTTCAAACCTTTCCTAGTCATCTCCTGAAGAAGGCTCTTAGCGTCACTCACCTCTCCACTCTTACATAGCCCATTCATTAAAGTGTTATATGTAATTAAATCAGGTTGAACACCTTTCCTCATCATTTCCTTATAAACCTCCATAGCCCCAACAATTGTCCCATATCTACAATGCCCATTTATCAAAGTAGTGAACGTAACATCATTTGGAACCAATCCCATCCTACACATCTCATCAAACAATCCATTTGCCTCATCCAACCTACACTCCTTACACAACCCATTAATCAAAACACTATACGTAAACACATCAGGCAAACATCTACTTCCATCCATAACCCTTTTCAACCTAAACCCTTCCTCCAAATCACCAAACCTACAATACCCATTAATCAAAGTATTAAAACTAACAACCGTAGGCCTTAAACCCCACTTCCTAATCCCATCAAACACCACCCGGGCTTCCTTCAATTTACCTTCTTTACACATTTTATGTATCAAAACATTAAATGTACGAACATTCCCCGGGAACCCACATTCCATAGCATCACAATAAAACCCCCAAACCATAACAGGTGTACAACAATTTATCATATCATCAAGAATCCTACCACAAGACTGAAACGAAAACGCAATTCGATACTTTCTCATCAAATAAAAACACTGAATTGCATCAAAAACAAAACCCAAATCCAAGAACCCATCAATCAAAGCACTAAACACAAAATCAGCTTGATGGGCCTCTCTAAattcaagaattgaagcaaaaATACAGGAAGCAGAGTTCTTACCTTTTCGAGAAATAACACACTGTAAAAGTGAAAAGGCCTGATCAAACATTTGATGACAAGACAAGAAACAAGCCATGGCACAATATGAATGGAGGGTGTGTCTAAAAGAGGGCTGAGAAGAGAGAAAAgtgaagagagagaagagagattgagGAGAGAGAGAGTGGGGGTTTTGATGTAATAATTTGATGAAATGGTGGGGTTTAAGTGAAGGAATGAGTTTTTTGATAGAGATTTGAAGGGGTTTAGTTTGGGAGATTTGTATGGCTTCTGAGAGAGTGGTGAGAATGGGTTCTGGATTGTTGTGGTGATGGTGTGGTAGAGGTGGTGGTGGTTTGTACCAAACGGCGGTGGTGTAGCTGTGGTGGAGGTGGCGTTGGTGTGCTTTCAAGACTCTCATTTTAGCGCCTGTGTTTTGTTTCAGGTGATTTAATCAATGTGAGAAATCTTTATTTTAAACGCTAGTAGTTGGATGGGTAAAAACCCAAAATACCCCGGGTCTGATAGCCATACGTAGGAAAACTGTCGATAATATCCACGCGCATTCATATCtaccttttttttaaaaaaattacaaaggTGCGTACGCACTGTTACAGTAAACAGTGGATCTTtgtaaattttcaaaaaaataagATACGCATGATATAAATGTCGGTAAAAATGGCAGCTCTCCGCATGTGGGTATTTTGGGCACTTGAATCTAGAAACTAGTGTATTTTGGGCATTTTTCTAGTTGGATAACCCCTactttaataaatattaatatcaaataatgGTTTTATagaaattaattttaaattataataaaatatataataaataaaattgtattattatatataatcacatatttttttaataaaatattttttatatatttataaatttgcATCAGGTGCTAAAATAGAATTCCTATAAGTATCAATCTAGGAATTATAATGTATATAGtatttaatttatataaaaaataatatatatatatataagaatcaaaaaatgggtaaaataatatataaataattataagtcatatagaaataaaaaagtataaaaattatacatttagaattataataagattcaaaaagGGTGAAAACCAAAATTGGTGAAACCCAAAAAGGTGAAAACAAATAACTAACTTATCTATTATATCTTAATGAGCACTAGTGAAGACTCCTCAAAATTTGTACTAAGAATGACACTTTTGTAATTATTACCCATTTTTCAAAATTTGACCAGTGGATCAACCCATATTCCTAAAACAACTAATTCCTATACAAAAATGCGAAAATCCGTGGAATATCCATATCTTAAAtggtatttataattattaaaatatcacttttgaattttaaaaagatcaaacatattattaaaattaatttgttTTTATACCCAATCAATTATAGATCCACAAATCATGTCTTCAGTTAttcaaattcaaaattcattACTACTTTCTTTATAATCATtatcttcttcttctttattttttACAACCAATATACATGAATATGAATAATTTTATATATCATCATCTGCTATCGATTTTGTGTTACACGCTTTTTGTTATCTTTTGTTCAAGATTTTGTCCGATAATGTTTAACCAAACCTATTTTGTTTTTTTCAGTAATGACAGAAGCTGAGCTCATCGCGTAATGACAGACGCGTAGGTTAAAGTTTTGAACGGGAGCAAACGATCTACTATCTTCCAT is a genomic window containing:
- the LOC141712696 gene encoding uncharacterized protein LOC141712696: MRVLKAHQRHLHHSYTTAVWYKPPPPLPHHHHNNPEPILTTLSEAIQISQTKPLQISIKKLIPSLKPHHFIKLLHQNPHSLSPQSLFSLFTFLSSQPSFRHTLHSYCAMACFLSCHQMFDQAFSLLQCVISRKGKNSASCIFASILEFREAHQADFVFSALIDGFLDLGFVFDAIQCFYLMRKYRIAFSFQSCGRILDDMINCCTPVMVWGFYCDAMECGFPGNVRTFNVLIHKMCKEGKLKEARVVFDGIRKWGLRPTVVSFNTLINGYCRFGDLEEGFRLKRVMDGSRCLPDVFTYSVLINGLCKECRLDEANGLFDEMCRMGLVPNDVTFTTLINGHCRYGTIVGAMEVYKEMMRKGVQPDLITYNTLMNGLCKSGEVSDAKSLLQEMTRKGLKPDKITYTTLIDGCCKEGDLNAALEFRNRMKEERIELDDVAFTALVSGLCREGRVVDANRLLREMLSAGMKPDDATYTMVVDKFCKQGDTKTGFKLLKEMQADGHVPGVVTYNVLMNGLCKQGQMKNADVLLNAMLNLGVVPDDITYNILLEGHCRNENPENSGKLRNEKGLVLDYASYKSLVDDLNKKSK